CTACGCGGACTGGTGTGGCCCGTGCAAGATGCTCGAACCGACCGTTAAGGAACTCGCCGCTGAAGGCAAGGCAACCGTCGTGAAAGTCGACGTAGACCAGCACCAGACGCTCGCCCAGTCGAACGGCGTCCAGGGTATCCCAACCCTCCTGCTCTACGCCGACGGCGAGCAAGTAAAACGCCTCGTCGGCGTCCAGGACAAGGCGACGCTGTCGTCGCTCATCGAACAGGTTGCCTGATTCGGCCCGTAGGTTTACCAACGCCTGGTTCAAACCACCGGGCAGATGAGTGAGGTCGTAACCGCATTTCGACTGCTAGGTGGCGTGTTATTGTTGCTTGCCAACGCTTTTTTCGTGACGACTGAGTTTTCGCTGACGAGAGTCCGGCAGTTCTCCCGTGAGGAGTTCTCGGGTGCGGGCCTCGACCGCGCCTGGGAGATGACCGACAAACTCGAAATCTATCTCTCGGGCTGTCAGGTTGGGATTACCATATCGAGCGTCGGCCTCGGCGTCGTCGCAGAACCGGCCGTCGCCGCAGTGATGTCGGGAGCGCTTGGCCTCGTCGGCCTGACGAGCGGCGGGCACACCGCACTCTCAGTCGTGCTCGCGCTTGGACTCATCAATATCGCCCACATCGTCGTTGGGGAGCAAGCGCCGACCTATCTCGGCGTCGAACGCACGAAGTTCGTCGCGAAGTATTGTGCGCCGGTGCTCTACTGGTGGACGAAGGTGATGGCGCCGGTCATCATCCTCTCCGATAAGATTGCGAAAGCGATTCTTCGGCTGTTCGGGGTCGAAATCGACCGCTCGTGGACCGAAGGCGAGGAGGGGGACGGCCCGAGCACGCGCCGGGAACTCAGAAGCCGTGTCGGCGACATGCTCGACGAAGGCGACCTCACGGAGGAACGACGCGATGAGGTCATAAACGCCCTCGAAATCGGAATGACGCCGGTCCACGAGGTCATGGTCCCCCGCGAGGAGATGGTGACACTCTCGACGGCCAATACGGTAGAAGAAAACCTCGACATCGTCGCCAACCAACCCCACGGTCGCTTTCCGCTGGTCGGTGAGACCCCCGAGGAGTTCCTCGGCATCGTCTACGTCCCCGCCTTGCTCCAGGACGTCGAAGCGGTGATGGACGGCTCTGTGACGCTCGAATCGGTTGCCGCTCCGCCAATGACGGTCGATGGTCGCACTTCCGTGAGCGAAGTCATCGACGAGTTCCAAGAGGCGAATCAGGAGCTCGCGCTGGTCACCGAGGTGCCGGATTCTGCGGCGGATGTAGACGACGTGACCGGGTCGGTAGTCGGCCTGGTCACCGCGACCGACGCCTTCGAAGCGATTACCGG
This sequence is a window from Haladaptatus sp. QDMS2. Protein-coding genes within it:
- the trxA gene encoding thioredoxin; the protein is MSDSSSTDEIDAIRQKKLEEMQSKATGDTAESPAEPIHLESDAQFDELVDAHDVVLVDFYADWCGPCKMLEPTVKELAAEGKATVVKVDVDQHQTLAQSNGVQGIPTLLLYADGEQVKRLVGVQDKATLSSLIEQVA
- a CDS encoding CNNM domain-containing protein; its protein translation is MSEVVTAFRLLGGVLLLLANAFFVTTEFSLTRVRQFSREEFSGAGLDRAWEMTDKLEIYLSGCQVGITISSVGLGVVAEPAVAAVMSGALGLVGLTSGGHTALSVVLALGLINIAHIVVGEQAPTYLGVERTKFVAKYCAPVLYWWTKVMAPVIILSDKIAKAILRLFGVEIDRSWTEGEEGDGPSTRRELRSRVGDMLDEGDLTEERRDEVINALEIGMTPVHEVMVPREEMVTLSTANTVEENLDIVANQPHGRFPLVGETPEEFLGIVYVPALLQDVEAVMDGSVTLESVAAPPMTVDGRTSVSEVIDEFQEANQELALVTEVPDSAADVDDVTGSVVGLVTATDAFEAITGDLEDPLDREATS